The Trichosurus vulpecula isolate mTriVul1 chromosome 4, mTriVul1.pri, whole genome shotgun sequence genome contains a region encoding:
- the TMEM237 gene encoding transmembrane protein 237: protein MRPEPGPPQEGPSPRPPRALPPVPSTLQDGIPLNRPKKKKPKAKNVLGSTSLEGIVQDTGHQPSDNSELLTHEPLEHLDAPVQKKRKKKRLPIESETSFTQKSTPNPSPLLNENGMDLEQAEETITRKPRKRTKRSQPTGLHYANELGVEDEDIIADEQSHPEQQASVFTAPVGVSQPVGKVFVEKSRRFQAADRSELIKTTENMDMLMDIKPSWTTRDVALSVHRSFRMIGLFSHGFLAGYAVWNIVVIYVLAGKQLSDLSNFLQQYKTLAYPTQSLLYLLLAISTISAFDRIDFAKTSVAIRGFLALDPTALASFSYFAALILSLSQQMTSDRIHLYTPASVNGSLWAAGTEEQILHPWIVVNLVVALLVGLSWLFLSYRPEMDLSEELMFSSIVQEYPDVDKETISPS from the exons TACCCTGCAAG atggCATTCCACTTAATCGTccgaaaaaaaagaaacccaaagcaAAAAATGTACTAG gtAGTACCTCTCTAGAAGGCATTGTTCAGGATACAGGCCATCAGCCATCTGACAACAGCGAACTGTTGACTCATGAACCCCTGGAGCATCTGGATGCTCCAGTTCAGAAGAAACGCAAGAAGAAAAGATTACCCATTG aatcAGAGACATCTTTCACCCAAAAGAGCACACCTAATCCATCTCCACTTCTAAATGAAAATGGAATGGATTTGGAACAAGCTGAGGAAACTATTACTCGAAAACCTCGAAAGAGAACAAA GAGAAGCCAGCCAACAGGATTGCACTATGCTAATGAGCTAGGAGTAGAAGATGAGGACATAATTGCTGACGAGCAAAGCCATCCAGAGCAACAGGCTTCAGTGTTCACTGCACCCGTGGGTGTTAGCCAGCCGGTGGGCAAAGTATTTGTAGAAAAAAGCA GACGATTCCAGGCTGCTGACCGGTCTGAATTAATTAAAACCACTGAAAACATGGATATGCTAATGGACATAAAGCCTTCGTGGACAACCAGGGATGTTGCCCTTTCGGTACACCGAAGCTTCAG GATGATTGGCCTCTTTTCTCATGGCTTCCTGGCTGGCTATGCTGTGTGGAATATTGTTGTAATCTATGTTCTAGCGGGAAAACAGTTGTCTGATCTCTCCAACTTCCTGCAGCAGTACAAGACCTTAGCTTATCCTACTCAGAGTCTCCTCTACCTGCTTCTGGCTATAAGCACAATTTCAGCTTTTGACAG gaTTGATTTTGCTAAAACATCAGTAGCAATTCGAGGTTTTCTTGCCCTGGACCCAACAGCTTTGGCTTCTTTCT CGTACTTTGCTGCTCTTATCTTGTCTTTGAGCCAGCAGATGACAAGTGACAGAATCCATCTTTACACACCCGCATCAGTTAATGGTAGCCTCTG GGCAGCAGGTACAGAGGAACAAATTCTCCATCCCTGGATCGTGGTGAACTTGGTTGTGGCTCTTCTGGTTGGACTGTCTTGGCTTTTCTTGTCTTATAGGCCAGAGATGGATCTCAGTGAAG AGCTgatgttttcttctattgttcAAGAATATCCTGATGTGGATAAAGAAACTATATCGCCTTCATGA